The following are from one region of the Candidatus Acidulodesulfobacterium ferriphilum genome:
- a CDS encoding HlyC/CorC family transporter, protein MNTMFNNPYLIYIIIIIASIFFEGFFAGSEIGIISFDKIKVKHKETQGNKLAKFLLKMTKRPESTFSTSLIGNSVAYTTASILATAIIYRYARSYTPFIVAVILTPIMVIFGEIIPKMIYRRHANSLMLKSIPLLAAFGVIFFPINIIFIAFSKFLNVIFKSKSKNVFLTKDELIKVLTISGNIEELKEYDKKIIKRIFDFRDKTAKDIMIPLINVVAVDEKASVKTARQILVESNYSRIPVYKDRIDNISGIAFAFDIYNMENMDKVVSDIAKPVLFIPETLKISTIMIRMQKSRQQMVVVVDEYGGASGIVAFEDILEEIVGEIRDETDEEEPMYKKIGKNTYIINARLTLDELSELFNLKIERHPEADYETVSGLIMDRLGRIPVPGEKFTIDNLTFTITQSTSKSLKEVILSY, encoded by the coding sequence ATGAATACGATGTTCAATAATCCATATCTTATTTATATAATTATAATTATTGCCTCAATATTTTTCGAAGGATTTTTTGCCGGGTCGGAAATCGGCATTATAAGTTTTGACAAGATTAAAGTAAAACACAAGGAAACTCAGGGAAATAAACTTGCTAAATTTTTGCTTAAAATGACAAAAAGGCCCGAAAGCACATTTTCTACTTCCCTTATCGGAAACAGTGTCGCTTATACGACAGCTTCCATTTTAGCAACGGCTATTATATATCGATATGCCCGCTCTTACACTCCATTTATCGTGGCAGTTATTCTTACGCCTATTATGGTAATTTTCGGCGAAATTATTCCAAAAATGATATATAGAAGACATGCAAATAGCCTGATGTTAAAAAGTATCCCCCTGCTTGCCGCCTTTGGGGTTATATTCTTTCCGATCAATATTATTTTTATAGCTTTCTCCAAATTTTTAAATGTAATTTTTAAAAGCAAATCTAAAAATGTATTTTTAACAAAAGATGAACTTATAAAAGTCCTGACGATAAGCGGCAACATAGAAGAACTTAAAGAATATGATAAAAAGATTATAAAACGGATATTCGATTTTAGGGATAAAACCGCTAAAGACATTATGATCCCGCTAATCAATGTGGTGGCGGTGGATGAAAAGGCAAGCGTAAAAACCGCAAGGCAAATCCTGGTAGAATCCAATTATTCAAGAATACCCGTTTATAAAGACCGTATAGATAACATATCCGGCATTGCATTTGCTTTCGATATTTATAATATGGAAAATATGGATAAGGTAGTAAGCGATATAGCTAAGCCTGTTCTTTTTATACCGGAAACGCTAAAAATATCGACAATAATGATTAGGATGCAAAAAAGCCGCCAGCAAATGGTCGTAGTTGTGGATGAATATGGGGGGGCATCGGGAATAGTAGCCTTTGAGGACATACTGGAAGAAATAGTCGGAGAAATTAGGGACGAGACCGATGAAGAAGAACCCATGTATAAAAAGATAGGCAAAAATACTTATATAATAAATGCAAGGCTTACATTAGACGAATTATCGGAACTTTTTAATTTAAAAATAGAAAGGCACCCGGAAGCAGATTATGAAACCGTCTCCGGTTTGATAATGGATAGACTCGGAAGAATACCTGTTCCGGGCGAAAAGTTCACAATAGATAATCTTACCTTTACAATAACGCAATCAACAAGCAAATCATTAAAAGAGGTAATTTTAAGCTATTGA
- the thiL gene encoding thiamine-phosphate kinase, with product MRAKKKEVLNETELIREIEKISLITQKFNKSIIIKSIGDDCAIFRDKNGMLVSTDSITENVHFTLKFYSFYEIGSKSLLVNLSDIAAMGGTPRLFTLSLFIPDYVNEENIKETLYGVVGVAKKYRVSLIGGNISRASEFSISITIIGDYKDDNVIKRGNSKIGDAVFVSGEIGNSWMAYYLQKHGKHIDKNFVNLENFEKKTIENFINKFKLPTPRIKLAKELAVRKLANSLTDISDGLYKDISNILRLSQGVEIWINELPVNENLKHIAELLKIRKCADNIISFGEDYELLWTADDKNEKEVLNLSSRLGIKIKKIGRVVNGINGIKFLKNGVAYPVKDSTFRHL from the coding sequence GTGAGGGCGAAAAAAAAAGAAGTACTAAATGAAACCGAGTTAATAAGAGAGATTGAAAAAATAAGCCTTATAACCCAAAAATTTAATAAATCTATAATTATCAAATCTATAGGTGATGATTGCGCTATTTTCAGAGATAAAAACGGCATGCTTGTCAGCACCGACAGTATAACGGAAAATGTTCATTTCACGCTTAAGTTTTATAGTTTTTATGAAATAGGTTCCAAGTCTTTGCTCGTCAATTTAAGCGATATAGCCGCAATGGGAGGCACCCCTCGTTTATTTACCTTATCGCTATTTATTCCTGATTATGTAAATGAAGAAAATATTAAAGAAACCCTTTACGGCGTGGTCGGCGTTGCAAAAAAATACAGGGTTTCGCTTATAGGGGGCAATATATCGCGGGCATCCGAATTTTCTATATCCATAACGATTATAGGCGACTATAAAGACGACAATGTCATAAAAAGGGGTAATTCAAAAATAGGCGATGCGGTTTTTGTTTCGGGAGAAATTGGAAATTCATGGATGGCGTATTATTTGCAAAAACATGGGAAGCATATCGATAAAAACTTCGTCAACCTCGAAAATTTTGAAAAAAAAACCATCGAAAACTTTATAAACAAATTTAAACTTCCTACCCCAAGAATTAAATTAGCTAAAGAATTGGCTGTAAGAAAACTTGCGAATTCCTTAACGGATATTAGCGACGGTTTATACAAAGATATTTCCAACATTCTAAGACTTTCTCAGGGGGTCGAGATTTGGATAAACGAACTGCCCGTTAATGAAAACCTGAAACACATTGCAGAACTGTTAAAAATTAGGAAATGCGCGGACAATATTATATCGTTCGGCGAAGATTATGAACTTTTGTGGACAGCCGACGATAAAAACGAAAAAGAGGTTTTAAACTTATCAAGCAGGCTTGGAATCAAGATTAAAAAAATAGGGCGTGTCGTAAATGGAATTAACGGAATTAAGTTTCTAAAAAACGGCGTTGCATATCCTGTTAAAGATTCGACTTTTAGGCACTTATAA
- the lon gene encoding endopeptidase La, with translation MVRANQKDFESLSDNISEIAIGKGEGADQPNLAEEIQVPEVIPLLPIRDLVLFPFMIIPLFVGREASIKAVDEAIAKDRLILLSAQKDIVVEEPSQNDIYDVGVVAMIMKMLKLPDGRVKILVQGISKAKIETFVQIKPFYLVKVSKIKEENIVDITPAIDALMRNVKEQLEKYVSLGRLPSQDILIILENVNNPGRLADIVASNLGLKVEESQKILEDSDQIERLRKVNDILAREIEILSMQAKIQSQAKEEMTKTQRNYFLREQLRQIKQELGETDEKTQEITELRDKILAAKMPPDVLKEAEKQLSRLETMHQDAAEASTVRTYLEWLTDVPWSKKTKDNLNIETAKKILDEDHYDLEKIKERILEYLSVRKLNKKMKGPILCFIGPPGVGKTSLGKSIAKAMNRKFIRVSLGGVHDEAEIRGHRRTYVGALPGRVIQGIKQAGTNNPVFMIDEIDKIGTDFRGDPSSALLEVLDPEQNFSFSDHYLNVPFDLSNVMFVATANVADTIPSPLRDRMEIINLSGYTLEEKEKIAEKYLISRQIRENGLKKEYIEFKPSAIRTIISGYTREAGLRNLEREIGTICRKVAKLIAENKIKKYTITNKNIHKYLGTIKILPEEERQKDEIGVSTGLAWTPFGGEILYIETVLVKGKGGLSLTGQLGDVMKESAQAALSYARSKADELGIKPDTFEKNDIHIHIPEGAIPKDGPSAGITMATSLISALLKKPVKKDIAMTGEITLRGNVLPIGGLKEKSLAALRAGIKTVLIPERNKKDLEEISQLVKKNLKFVPVRHMDEVIKQAIVGTFNSKPAGKIKSKQASKIN, from the coding sequence ATGGTGAGAGCAAATCAAAAAGATTTTGAAAGTTTATCGGACAACATCAGTGAAATTGCGATTGGTAAAGGCGAAGGCGCTGACCAACCCAATTTAGCCGAAGAAATTCAGGTACCCGAAGTTATCCCGCTACTCCCCATCAGGGACCTTGTTCTTTTTCCTTTTATGATAATTCCTCTTTTTGTCGGAAGAGAAGCATCCATTAAAGCGGTTGACGAGGCTATAGCTAAAGACCGGCTGATACTTTTATCCGCTCAGAAGGATATTGTCGTCGAAGAACCCTCGCAGAACGATATTTATGATGTCGGGGTTGTTGCGATGATAATGAAAATGCTTAAACTTCCTGACGGAAGAGTTAAGATATTGGTTCAGGGCATATCAAAAGCTAAAATCGAAACATTTGTTCAAATAAAGCCTTTCTACCTTGTAAAAGTATCAAAGATAAAAGAAGAAAATATTGTCGATATAACGCCTGCTATCGATGCTTTAATGCGAAATGTAAAAGAACAGCTTGAAAAATATGTTTCTCTGGGAAGACTTCCATCGCAGGATATATTAATAATATTAGAAAATGTCAATAATCCAGGAAGGCTCGCCGATATAGTGGCGTCTAATTTGGGATTGAAAGTGGAGGAATCTCAAAAAATATTGGAAGATTCCGACCAAATAGAAAGACTTAGAAAGGTTAACGACATACTGGCAAGGGAAATTGAAATTCTCTCTATGCAGGCCAAAATCCAATCCCAGGCAAAAGAGGAAATGACAAAAACCCAAAGAAATTATTTTCTCAGGGAGCAACTCAGGCAAATAAAGCAAGAATTGGGAGAAACGGATGAAAAAACTCAAGAAATAACGGAATTAAGAGATAAGATACTTGCGGCCAAGATGCCGCCGGATGTTTTGAAAGAAGCCGAAAAGCAGCTTTCAAGATTAGAAACGATGCATCAGGATGCCGCCGAAGCATCAACCGTTAGGACATATTTAGAATGGCTTACCGATGTTCCGTGGTCAAAGAAAACAAAAGATAATTTGAACATAGAAACGGCAAAAAAGATATTAGATGAGGACCACTATGATTTGGAAAAAATTAAGGAAAGAATACTTGAATACCTCAGCGTTAGAAAACTCAATAAAAAAATGAAAGGACCTATACTGTGTTTCATCGGACCTCCGGGCGTCGGCAAAACATCTCTCGGAAAATCTATCGCGAAAGCCATGAATAGAAAGTTTATCCGGGTTTCACTGGGCGGAGTGCATGACGAGGCCGAAATTAGGGGGCACAGAAGAACTTATGTCGGGGCTCTTCCGGGAAGAGTTATTCAGGGCATTAAACAGGCAGGGACTAACAATCCTGTCTTTATGATCGATGAAATAGATAAAATAGGCACCGATTTTAGGGGCGATCCATCCTCCGCCCTTTTGGAAGTATTGGATCCGGAACAAAATTTTTCGTTTTCCGACCATTACTTAAATGTTCCGTTCGATTTATCGAATGTTATGTTCGTTGCCACGGCTAATGTCGCCGATACTATACCTTCTCCGCTTAGAGACAGAATGGAGATTATAAATTTATCGGGATACACCCTTGAAGAAAAAGAAAAGATTGCGGAAAAATATCTTATTTCAAGGCAAATAAGAGAAAACGGGCTAAAAAAGGAGTATATCGAATTTAAACCAAGCGCTATCAGGACTATTATCTCTGGATATACGCGGGAAGCCGGCTTAAGAAACCTGGAGCGCGAGATTGGAACCATATGCAGAAAAGTGGCAAAGCTGATTGCCGAAAATAAAATTAAAAAATATACCATAACCAATAAAAATATCCATAAATATCTTGGCACTATAAAAATCCTTCCCGAAGAGGAAAGACAGAAGGATGAAATCGGCGTTTCCACAGGGCTTGCATGGACCCCGTTCGGAGGAGAAATTTTATACATAGAGACCGTGCTTGTTAAAGGAAAAGGGGGATTATCGCTGACCGGCCAGCTTGGCGATGTCATGAAAGAATCGGCGCAGGCCGCCCTCAGCTACGCAAGGTCAAAAGCCGACGAACTTGGCATAAAACCGGATACATTCGAAAAAAACGACATTCATATACACATACCAGAAGGGGCAATACCTAAAGACGGCCCGTCGGCTGGAATTACTATGGCAACATCTTTAATTTCCGCCTTATTAAAAAAACCGGTTAAAAAAGATATTGCTATGACCGGCGAAATTACTTTAAGAGGCAATGTTCTTCCTATCGGAGGATTAAAAGAAAAGTCTTTAGCCGCTTTGAGGGCGGGCATTAAAACAGTTTTGATACCGGAGCGAAACAAAAAAGACCTTGAGGAAATTTCTCAATTAGTTAAGAAAAATTTAAAATTCGTACCGGTTAGACACATGGACGAAGTTATAAAACAAGCAATAGTCGGAACATTTAACTCAAAACCTGCCGGTAAAATAAAATCTAAGCAGGCAAGTAAAATAAATTAA
- the trxA gene encoding thioredoxin, whose protein sequence is MASEKVLAFTDANFETEVLQSNKPVLVDFWAVWCAPCRAVAPIIDEMASDYDGTIKVGKVNVDENQVIPGKYGIRGIPTVILFNNGKVVDQIVGAAPKNAFKQMIDRAVAH, encoded by the coding sequence ATGGCTTCAGAAAAAGTTTTAGCCTTTACGGATGCCAATTTTGAAACAGAGGTTTTGCAATCTAATAAACCGGTTCTTGTGGATTTTTGGGCTGTTTGGTGTGCTCCATGCAGGGCTGTTGCCCCTATCATCGACGAGATGGCATCGGATTATGACGGCACCATAAAAGTGGGCAAGGTAAATGTTGATGAAAATCAGGTTATTCCAGGTAAATATGGGATAAGAGGGATACCGACGGTTATTTTGTTTAATAACGGAAAAGTGGTGGACCAGATAGTTGGGGCAGCGCCTAAAAATGCATTTAAACAGATGATAGACAGGGCTGTTGCGCATTAG
- the galU gene encoding UTP--glucose-1-phosphate uridylyltransferase GalU has protein sequence MKVNKAIFPAAGLGTRLLPITKSIPKEMLVLVDKPLIQYGVEECISAKINDIIIVTGRGKTAIEDYFDRSIEHEIMLKEKGKHDLLKSVNDISDRINLTYTRQKEALGLGHAILCAQNMVGEEPFAVVLSDDIIDSDIPVMKQMIDIYKNYRYSILAVQRVQDEDVSKYGIIQGKEIAKGLFKVEDLVEKPEINEAPSNLAIIGRYILMPQIFDFISKTKPGKGGEIQLTDAIKSLLSIQPVYALEFEGVRYDGGNKLDLLKAQIVYGLKNAELRNGLIDFIKKLDFV, from the coding sequence ATGAAGGTAAACAAGGCAATCTTCCCTGCCGCAGGTCTTGGAACAAGGCTTTTACCCATTACAAAATCTATCCCGAAAGAAATGCTGGTGTTAGTCGATAAACCGTTAATACAATACGGCGTCGAGGAATGCATAAGCGCAAAAATTAACGATATAATCATTGTAACGGGCAGAGGAAAAACAGCCATAGAGGATTATTTTGACAGATCAATCGAGCATGAAATTATGCTAAAGGAAAAGGGGAAACACGATTTGTTAAAATCCGTCAATGATATTTCCGATCGTATCAACCTCACATATACCAGGCAAAAAGAGGCATTAGGTTTGGGGCATGCAATTTTATGCGCTCAAAACATGGTCGGAGAGGAACCGTTTGCGGTAGTTTTAAGCGATGATATAATAGACTCCGATATTCCGGTAATGAAACAAATGATAGATATATATAAAAATTACAGGTATTCTATTTTAGCCGTTCAGAGGGTGCAGGACGAGGATGTTTCAAAATATGGAATAATACAGGGAAAGGAAATAGCAAAAGGGCTGTTTAAAGTCGAAGACCTTGTCGAAAAACCTGAAATTAACGAAGCCCCTTCTAACCTTGCTATAATAGGCAGATATATTTTAATGCCCCAAATTTTTGATTTCATAAGCAAAACAAAGCCCGGGAAGGGCGGAGAAATTCAACTTACCGATGCCATTAAATCTCTTCTTTCCATTCAGCCGGTTTATGCCCTTGAATTTGAAGGGGTAAGATACGACGGCGGGAATAAACTTGACTTGCTTAAGGCTCAAATAGTGTACGGGCTAAAAAATGCCGAACTAAGGAACGGACTTATAGATTTTATTAAAAAGCTGGATTTTGTTTAA
- a CDS encoding radical SAM protein → MKEYGHLLNPEAIIKEDILRQGIFFEPLTDVKNFSSKSYFIFSFNIDNDNDIITKKYPEEIALQSGIYNLKRTIISVRINKSSPYRVKFDAAANKYVLFLDDNFIGDIIFSPEKSYMLQKTPSGKSVRDIAPTIEWGYLVYLAVFRMCQYFENKSECAFCDMNSNYVNQKKTNKSYSAVKSIDDIIDALGIIGSSEDSESKAYTLTGGSIIDEFKFNGDTEIDFYVRFLEAIEDKYKGKWISKIVVQAHDAKNLKRLKDAGAYIYHTNFEVWDKGLFDNICPGKSKFVGRDEWIKRIVDAVSIFGEYRVIPNFVAGVELSKPYGFKSIDDAINSTGEGLEFFMSNNVIPRYTTWCPEKTSKLGKLGNSSAPLEYYVKLLLKWHELHYKYNLPVPEGYGEAGPGRAEFSVSAFMDAFKIANTV, encoded by the coding sequence ATTAAAGAATACGGCCATTTATTAAACCCCGAAGCCATCATAAAAGAAGACATATTAAGACAGGGGATTTTCTTCGAACCGTTAACGGATGTTAAAAATTTTTCAAGCAAATCTTATTTCATTTTTTCTTTTAACATAGATAATGATAACGATATAATCACAAAAAAATATCCGGAAGAAATTGCCCTTCAAAGCGGGATATATAACCTAAAACGAACTATTATCTCCGTCAGGATTAATAAATCTTCCCCTTACAGGGTTAAGTTTGACGCGGCTGCGAACAAATATGTCCTGTTTCTTGACGATAATTTTATAGGGGATATTATTTTTTCACCCGAAAAATCCTACATGCTGCAAAAAACCCCGTCAGGGAAATCGGTCAGGGATATCGCTCCCACTATCGAATGGGGCTACTTAGTATATCTCGCAGTTTTCAGAATGTGCCAGTATTTTGAAAATAAGAGCGAATGCGCATTTTGCGATATGAACTCAAATTACGTAAATCAAAAGAAAACAAACAAAAGCTATTCCGCCGTAAAATCCATAGACGACATTATCGATGCTCTCGGCATAATCGGCTCATCGGAGGATTCCGAATCTAAGGCTTATACATTGACTGGAGGAAGCATTATAGATGAATTTAAATTTAACGGAGATACGGAGATAGATTTTTATGTCAGGTTTTTAGAAGCCATAGAAGATAAATACAAAGGCAAATGGATAAGCAAGATTGTCGTTCAGGCTCACGATGCAAAAAACCTTAAAAGACTTAAGGATGCAGGAGCTTACATTTATCATACCAACTTTGAGGTCTGGGATAAAGGGCTTTTTGATAATATTTGTCCCGGAAAGTCCAAATTTGTCGGAAGAGATGAATGGATAAAAAGAATAGTGGATGCCGTGTCTATATTCGGGGAATACAGAGTTATTCCAAATTTTGTTGCGGGAGTCGAACTTTCCAAACCTTACGGGTTTAAAAGCATAGACGACGCCATTAATTCAACGGGAGAGGGGCTGGAATTTTTTATGTCCAATAATGTTATACCGAGGTACACCACATGGTGCCCCGAAAAGACAAGCAAGCTCGGGAAATTGGGAAATTCATCGGCTCCTCTTGAGTATTATGTTAAACTGCTTCTCAAATGGCATGAACTCCATTATAAGTACAATTTACCCGTTCCTGAAGGGTACGGCGAGGCAGGTCCGGGCAGGGCGGAGTTTTCCGTCAGCGCATTTATGGATGCGTTTAAAATAGCCAATACCGTGTAA
- a CDS encoding Hsp20/alpha crystallin family protein yields MDFLDENENFNKKIIKFKKEVERLFNYLFGSFSLEESAYSFKTNGPPIDIYINRSKLAVEIELPGVSKENIAIGVRDNILAIMWKLEPKTNSNINFFCLERRFGKFEKFILLPISPAKHFVKAVLSNGVLKISFELSDIFIHSDVGIPIHYDES; encoded by the coding sequence ATGGATTTTCTTGATGAAAATGAAAATTTTAATAAAAAGATAATAAAATTCAAAAAAGAAGTTGAAAGATTGTTTAATTATCTTTTTGGATCTTTTTCGCTTGAGGAATCGGCCTATTCCTTTAAAACAAATGGTCCGCCGATAGATATTTATATAAATCGCAGTAAATTAGCAGTGGAAATAGAACTGCCCGGGGTTTCTAAGGAAAATATTGCCATCGGCGTTCGCGACAATATTCTGGCAATAATGTGGAAACTTGAGCCCAAAACTAATTCTAATATCAATTTTTTTTGTTTGGAAAGAAGATTCGGAAAGTTTGAAAAATTTATACTTCTGCCGATAAGCCCCGCCAAACATTTTGTTAAGGCTGTTTTATCCAACGGGGTTTTAAAAATAAGCTTTGAATTAAGCGATATTTTTATCCACTCGGATGTGGGAATACCTATTCATTATGACGAATCTTAG
- the plsY gene encoding glycerol-3-phosphate 1-O-acyltransferase: MIYILASYLLGSIPTSAIVAKFKGGIDLTTAGSGNLGATNVSRVIGKKFGFVTLVIDAAKGFIPVFLAIKLSHLPLFFLSLIIIAPVVGHCYSIFIKFKGGKGVATALGVFLAISPEAVLMAFLIFLVILFFSRYVSLASMISAFLMPFLIFYTLKSIYLFIASAFIAILIIYKHSPNIKRLLNGAENKIKK; the protein is encoded by the coding sequence ATAATTTATATATTAGCATCATATTTACTGGGAAGCATCCCCACCTCTGCCATAGTTGCAAAATTTAAGGGGGGGATAGACCTGACTACGGCGGGAAGCGGTAATCTCGGCGCAACAAATGTTTCCCGGGTTATAGGAAAGAAATTTGGTTTTGTTACGCTGGTAATAGATGCGGCAAAAGGGTTTATACCGGTATTTTTGGCAATAAAATTATCCCATCTGCCTTTATTTTTTTTATCTTTAATAATTATAGCCCCCGTAGTAGGCCATTGCTATTCGATATTCATAAAATTTAAAGGCGGGAAAGGGGTTGCTACGGCGCTGGGAGTATTTCTTGCCATATCCCCCGAAGCGGTTTTAATGGCTTTTTTAATATTCTTAGTAATATTATTTTTTTCAAGGTATGTTTCGCTTGCTTCGATGATAAGCGCTTTTTTGATGCCGTTTTTAATATTTTACACTCTTAAAAGCATTTACCTGTTTATTGCATCCGCCTTCATAGCAATTTTAATAATATACAAACATTCCCCTAATATAAAGAGGCTTTTAAACGGGGCGGAAAATAAGATAAAAAAATAA
- a CDS encoding ATP-binding protein — MHNHDDEKELNKFNADSEDGAYDFEEGGGCGCGDNEEHGSSCGCGEESGEESSCGCSSGDNGGKPNKNPFEERAPIFGVKNIIAVASGKGGVGKSTFSVNLAISLAQQGKKVGLMDADLYGPSIPTMMGINKRPDLTSQNKIIPVEKFGIKLMSLGFLIPEDAPAIWRGPIVMQVTTQFLKDVEWGEIDFLVVDLPPGTGDIQLTLVQTVPINFAIVVSTPQDISLIDAKKALGMFDKVNVPVFGIVENMSYFICPHCNKRSDIFKHGGAKKTAEKLGVNFLGEVPIVEEICELSDKGEPIMTKDIHPEVKAVFNKIADSLILRSEQRVSV; from the coding sequence ATGCATAATCATGACGATGAAAAGGAATTGAATAAATTTAACGCGGATAGCGAAGACGGGGCTTATGATTTTGAAGAAGGCGGCGGATGCGGATGCGGGGATAACGAAGAGCACGGTTCTTCGTGCGGCTGCGGCGAGGAAAGCGGGGAAGAATCTTCTTGCGGGTGTTCTTCGGGAGATAACGGAGGTAAGCCCAATAAAAATCCGTTTGAGGAGCGAGCCCCTATTTTCGGCGTAAAAAATATTATTGCCGTTGCAAGCGGTAAAGGCGGCGTAGGAAAATCCACATTTAGCGTCAACTTAGCCATCAGCTTGGCGCAGCAAGGTAAAAAAGTGGGCCTTATGGATGCAGATTTGTATGGTCCGAGTATTCCCACGATGATGGGCATAAACAAAAGACCCGATTTAACTTCTCAAAATAAAATAATACCTGTAGAAAAATTTGGGATTAAACTTATGTCTTTAGGATTTTTAATTCCGGAAGATGCTCCCGCTATTTGGAGAGGGCCTATAGTTATGCAGGTCACGACGCAGTTTTTAAAAGATGTAGAATGGGGCGAAATCGATTTTTTAGTCGTAGATCTTCCCCCTGGAACGGGAGACATCCAGCTTACATTAGTCCAAACCGTTCCGATAAATTTTGCCATAGTAGTTTCCACGCCTCAGGATATTTCCCTTATAGATGCCAAAAAGGCGTTGGGTATGTTCGATAAGGTTAATGTTCCTGTTTTTGGCATAGTCGAAAATATGAGCTATTTTATATGCCCCCATTGCAATAAGCGTTCGGATATATTTAAACATGGCGGCGCTAAAAAAACTGCCGAAAAATTAGGCGTTAATTTTCTGGGCGAGGTGCCCATAGTAGAAGAAATTTGCGAGCTCTCCGATAAAGGTGAACCCATTATGACAAAAGATATACATCCGGAGGTAAAAGCCGTATTTAATAAAATAGCGGATTCTTTGATTTTGAGATCGGAACAGAGGGTTAGTGTATAA
- a CDS encoding DUF21 domain-containing protein: protein MYLLSYLLFFILFIAISSIFSISESSVFSLTQADIDELNLKKKNKIIFLIRKSSIFLVIILIGNMTANVITASFGSIILTEYFHKIPEIYSIISISFTLIILAEIIPKIIALKKPVELSLIVSRIFYPAIFYAEILMDKIGIKGKQFQLKKDEAISNEELRMIIEIGKTEGEIKEKEYEFLKNFLKLSYLKAGNIMTKRDNVFGLDVNTPALTAVKLIEENHFSRMPVYFREKDNIIGILLAKNILSRMYNLGEEKRTLNSFLIKPYFIPSSKNALELFRELQRKKIHIAIVVNEYGKMTGIVTMEDLLEEIFGEIEDEYDVQ, encoded by the coding sequence ATGTATCTCCTATCCTATCTTTTATTTTTTATTTTATTTATCGCAATTTCATCGATTTTTTCCATTTCCGAGTCTTCCGTTTTCTCATTGACTCAGGCAGATATAGATGAATTAAATCTAAAAAAAAAGAATAAGATAATATTCCTGATAAGAAAATCATCCATATTTCTTGTGATAATTTTAATCGGGAATATGACCGCCAATGTTATAACCGCAAGTTTCGGATCGATAATTTTAACAGAATATTTTCACAAAATACCAGAAATTTATTCTATTATATCAATCTCCTTTACCCTCATTATTTTAGCCGAAATTATTCCAAAAATTATAGCGCTAAAGAAACCCGTAGAATTATCTTTAATCGTTTCGCGTATATTTTATCCTGCCATTTTTTACGCAGAAATCTTAATGGATAAAATTGGGATTAAAGGAAAACAGTTCCAGCTAAAAAAGGATGAAGCTATTTCCAACGAAGAACTGAGAATGATAATAGAAATCGGTAAAACCGAAGGCGAAATAAAAGAAAAAGAATACGAGTTTCTTAAAAATTTCTTAAAACTTTCTTATTTAAAAGCCGGTAATATTATGACAAAGAGGGATAATGTTTTCGGATTAGATGTAAATACCCCTGCCTTAACCGCGGTGAAGCTTATCGAGGAAAACCATTTTTCCCGCATGCCTGTATATTTTAGAGAGAAAGATAATATCATAGGAATACTTCTCGCCAAAAACATACTTTCCAGAATGTACAATCTTGGGGAGGAAAAAAGAACTCTTAACTCTTTTTTGATTAAGCCTTATTTCATACCGTCGTCAAAAAATGCCCTGGAACTTTTCAGGGAGCTTCAAAGAAAAAAGATTCATATTGCAATTGTAGTAAACGAATACGGAAAAATGACGGGCATTGTTACTATGGAAGACCTGCTTGAGGAAATATTTGGTGAAATAGAGGATGAATACGATGTTCAATAA
- a CDS encoding DoxX family protein, translating into MKKESISLFFLRFVLFLSFFYHGTGILFDWFDGLGIAGFAGYMHFPIIIAVLVGIAETTGSLAMISGILTRIGALNIMLVMLGAIFILHLPHGFNILNGGYEYALTEFVVALSIFIMGPGEYTLTALITKNAPFILQ; encoded by the coding sequence ATGAAAAAAGAATCCATAAGTTTATTTTTCTTAAGGTTTGTGCTGTTTCTCAGTTTTTTTTACCATGGGACGGGAATTTTATTTGATTGGTTTGACGGACTAGGTATAGCCGGTTTTGCAGGGTATATGCATTTCCCAATCATTATAGCGGTATTGGTAGGCATAGCCGAAACGACTGGAAGCCTTGCGATGATAAGCGGAATATTGACAAGAATAGGGGCGTTAAACATAATGCTTGTAATGCTCGGCGCGATATTTATACTCCATCTGCCGCACGGGTTTAATATTTTGAACGGGGGTTACGAATATGCTTTAACCGAATTTGTCGTAGCATTGAGCATTTTCATAATGGGTCCGGGCGAATATACGCTGACGGCATTAATAACCAAAAACGCGCCTTTCATTTTGCAGTAA